The Rosa rugosa chromosome 1, drRosRugo1.1, whole genome shotgun sequence genomic sequence TCTTAGAATCTGTACTGTGAGTGATGAGAATCTGAGATCGATATAGTAGAAGGCAGATATATGATTTCTGCAGTTTGGCTAGAATATTATGAGCGAGCATAGGAATTGGCAGTTCAAATTGCTCTCCAAGTTTCCTGGCACAAAACTTGAGATGAAGTAAGACAATAATGGAGTCAATATTATTATGAATGCACTAGCTCTTACAGTCTTGCTAGAGTCCATAATTAGGTTTATTATATTTCTTTATCTGATTCTGGTATCGTAAAGATTATAAAACTTGTCCACTTGTTATAGTTTTGTTCTTGAATTAACTAAAGTGAATAATTTCGAGCATGTTTGATCATTTCGTTATTTGGAAGTTGGACGAATAATATGTTAGAGCAATTCAAgaaagggtctttctaaatgtacccaacaaATTTCTTAGTAGACCCAGCAGTAAATTATGTGaataatttgttattattttttactATGAAATTACAATAATATACACAATATTATAAAATGAAGACAAAAAAACTCTGTGTGCACCCAGCAGTGGAAAATCTGCAGAGTCAAAGGTAAAGTTGTTATGATTGTGGGTCATTGTGGAATCGAACTGAAGAAGAGTTTTTGCATTTGACATTGATTTCTTGATGTATTGGTTTAAATTGTATGATCAAGTTGCTTTATTAAATCAAATTTTCATTCTGATTGAAAAAAAAGTTCACTGGTCTCTCTCATCAGATGAGGAAAGGCACtagctttttctcttttctcgtTGGTTTGaacatctctttctttcttttacatttattttcttttaagagACATGATCGAAGAGATTAGGTTTCCAACAGATCAAAATGCGGAAAGAAAAACTATTTTTTCCTAACTTCACCCAATTTTATTTTAATGAGAGCCAAAACGTTGTGAACATGCAACTATTGTAacataaaaagaagagaaatagagatttaaaaaatgaagaaatatgaaGAAAGATTTTCTTTTGGGACTGTTGTCCAATTTTATTTTAATGAGAGCCAAAACGTTGTGAACATGCAACTATTGTAACATAAAAAGATGAGAAATAGAGatttaaaaatgaagaaatatgaaGAAAGATTTTCTTCTGGGACTGTTGTAGAGGTGTGAGAGTGAAGAGAAGGTTTATCTCGCTGGGTATAGAAATAGTTTTTCTTCCTTTCAAATGTGTCCTTTTTTGTAATTTCATAATAAAAAGtaataattattaatttatataaCTAATTGCTGGGTCTATTAAgagatttgctgggtacatttagaaacacccttCAAGAAAATATTCAAAATAACATTTGTAACACTAAGCTTGTACAAGAAGTTACTTATAACTCCAACCCAATTGTTTTACCAACTTGTTAATAGAACAGTAAATTTTTCTCTAGAGTAGCCCTACAACCTTATTAAACATTTAAATGTATGTGCAAAGGGCATCTCTAGCAACATTACCTAAAAATATCTTACTTTGTTCAAAAATGTTCCTTAAAGTAATTTTAGCTAAcaatttttaaaaattttctACAACATTAATATTACTTAAAATTTAGTTATTTGAGAGCTTAACATAGGAAgtaaaacactagaaattagACAATATATAGAATAAAAtttctataaaaaataattaacttCAAGTATAACAGTTGAGTTCGGTTTTTGCTTGTTTATCGTATCAAATAATTAAGGATTGGGTTAAAAACATTAGCTAGTTTGGTGGAGTTACTGCTAGTTTGTCAATTTTTGGTTAGCAAAATGCCACCGCAACTTGATAATTGATCTTTAAGACATATCTAACCAACATTTTCATACACGCAACTTAAATAGTTTGAAATATATTTACATTTTATCTGATAGTGAAAAATTCAGAGTATGCCATATTGTAGAAAGGTCTCCGAGTCTccaaattttctttccaaattctcAAAGAGTAAAGAAATGGTAAAACACCAAATGAACAAATCAAGGTTTATTGTTGAAGAGATTTTTGAGTAGGACAGCCATCCTACATGATAGGTGCGACCAATTAGAGGTTTGTGAGGGAtatattgaatttttttatgATGTATTAGAAGGTTATTTTACATATTAATACTAATAAATAAGATTTTAATCACCAAATCAAACGTGTCACGTGACGCGATCGCTCCATCTTAACAATTCTATCTCTTAGTGTTTTATGTCGAGACCTGCATAAAGTAAGTAAAAAACATCAAATCAAATCCACCATTGAGAATGTGTAACAGTAGCCACGGATATATCCAATCAAATTCGAAGAAGGTGATTCCCAATAATAGGGCCTTCCCTAGAGTGAGGCCTTGCAGGTTTTGGAAGCTTCCAAAACACGTATTACCAAAGTTTGGTAGACATAGAACATGCATATAAAACCTTCCTTTTTCTTTGGTTAATGGTTGCTTATTGGCCTTTGGTTTTAGTATCCACCATTGCCAAATCATGGACTTACAGGACTTGCCTATCCACTTCTCTCTGCTATGATGAACATTGGTATATACACCAGTAAAAATCACTGGGAAAGCTTATTTCTAATGATTAATTTACTTCACGTGAGTTTCTTCTTTTGGTATTTGATTCATATTCAAACAGAGTTCACCATAACGAGACAATGCCCGGCCTTATacgaaacaagaaaataaacgaGGAGCTGACACACCTAAACAGAAATAGCAAATTGGGATTGGGTTTTGGAGAATCTGAGGGAAACCGAAAGCTCCAACTGATAGAAAATGGACACAGAGAAAGGACCCCCTTTCAGTTTCTCTCAGTCCTCCGTATATATGATACCTGCATATACACAAACACATGCATACGTTATCAGTGCGCGCGTGAGTCCAAAATAACTGATGAGATCAATCGCATCAAATATGAAAACCCTTCTGCTCTCTTTCCATTTCGTTTTTTGGACCATTCACCGAAAAAGTCTGGAAAATCTGCTCACAAAATCAAGAACCCAGAAACCAGGACAGCCAGCGGAATCAACAGCTTCAAATCTTTAATGGCGTTTTAAGGCACAAGACATAAAAACGTACACAAAAGAAACCCGGCCAATAAATTTGATCTGAGAAAAACGGAAAATAAAACCACGAGGGTGGGTGGTAGACACATGTCAGTGACTGTTTCGAGTAATCGCTTTCTCTAGTGGCCATAGCTATAGAGCTAAGCCTAGCTCTgtgtgtttcttttttttttcttgtttagcCAGCGAGTGTTGTAGAGGGGGCGGTGCTAAATTTAAAGGCGCGGTAGTTGTTGTGGGTGTGGCTACCTAGTACTAGTACTCAATTCTTACAGGCTGGCTGGTTCGTTTTCCTTGTTTATGATACTTGTAATTCTCCATTAATGCTCTCCTTCCCATTGTttagaaaagcaaaaaaaagtGACAGGGGGACAACCCAACTGTACTGTTTAAATCCCATTAATTTTGTTCTGTTTATTATGGCACTTATATTACGGACATAATCAAAATTATTACACAAAATTCTGGTCGTTTTTTGCCGTTCAATTCCCATTTTCTCTCATCAGTTGAGTCTTGGGTTGTGTTTTCATGGCGTTTTTTGATCTGGGTCTTGTCCAAAATGTGATTTTGAGCTCAATTTTGGTGTTTCCCCGTTTGGGTTTTTGCTGATTTTTAAAAAGGGCACATCAGCATTAATTGCCGCTCTCTAACTCTAACAATTCTCCATTGTTGTCGCAGAGATTGTTGGTTGGGGTATAGTTATTAAGAGAGAACAGAGAGCAGAGCACTGGTTCCTAGAGTGGTTAGCAGCAGCACAACACTAGGGTTGTTCTTGTTCCCTGTGCTTGTCGCTCGTGCGCTTCAAAATCCTTCAGCGCGCAGTCAGATCTCGAGGCTTCTCTTTCTATCTTCACCTTTCCTTCCTCCGCCATTCTCTCTTTCGAAGCCAAGCTGTGCCAACCCCTCACTGGTTGGGTTTGATACATAGCATTTGGAGAGCCCTGTTTTGGGTTTGAGACTTGAGTTGTATAGGCTCAAAGGTGGTGTGACCCTGTCAAACTGACCTTTTGAAATAGATATATTTCGCATTGCCACGATCATAGGAGGGTCGGTGGATATTGTTGAATATAGATGGTGTTGCTTGGCATTCAAACCGAGGTATGGCCTTCGAACCTTGAAGCtttggtttctgttttgtgCATTTGATTATTCTTCCATTTCCGGGTTTTTGGTGTGATATGCTTCTTCTTATGTGTTTAGTAGTTGGGGCATTGTATATTGTATACTAGTGTTTTTTAACATGCCAAAAACGGTTGccattgttcttattttggagTTGGTTCCTCGTACTTACCCTGCTTTgcttgtattttttattttcagttgAATTACTGGATGTGGAGTGTGGAATGTGGAAGGATGACTCATTGGTTTGCATAGTTAAGGAGCGAAACTCGGTCCGTGATTGTGGGCTTTGGTGGGTATTAAAGTGATTGTAATGATCTATTCTGAGTATTTCTTTTGATTGGCCTGGAGGGAGTGTTAGGGTAGTTTGGCTTTTGATGTGGAATATTGGTCTCAAGTACAAGACATGCTGAGTTCCGATGGGGGCGAGAAGGATTTGTTCTTTGATTCCGCAGAGTATTTGTCATCTGAAGAGTCAGTGGTAGTGAAGGAGGAGTTGGAGTATGAGATTTGGTTGAATGAGCCACCGAGTGTGAAGGAAAGACGAGAGAGTTTTCTACGGCAGATGGGTTTAGCTGAATCTGGATCTACAAAGTTTGGTTCTGTGGAGATGGAAAGGGACGTTGGTACCTCATCGGAGATGATGGGATTGGAGAGACTTTTGGAGTGGAGTGGAGCTGCCTCGAGCTCTTGCAGCTCCTCCTCTAGTCACATTGAGGAATATTCGGGTTTTCATAGCAGGGAAGGGGACAATCTAGCAAATTTTATGTATGATGAATTGGACAGAGACCTGCAAGACAAGTCAAATTTAGTTTCCATTCTACAGTCAGTACAAGTTTCGACTTCTGGTAGTGATTGTTCTCAGGGGGGAACTTGTTCTGAGAGAGAAACTGAGGCTACTGAAGAAGAATGCGAGAGTTCAAAGGAGggccggaagaagaagagaagttggtggaaACAGTTTATAAACAAGAGCAAGAGGAGAGGAGGTAAAGTTGTCTCAGAGGTATCAAAACCTGATACTGAAGTATCCAAAGAAAACAGAATGAAGATCAAACAGAACAGTAAGAGGTACATGGAGTTTGCTGCACTTTGCACCGGGCAAGAAATTCAGGCTCACAATGGGTTTATTTGGACGATGAAGTTTAGTCCTGATGGCCAATACATTGCAACTGGTGGTGAAGATGGGGTTGTGCGCATTTGGTGTGTTACAGCAGATGCCTCTTGTAATTACCTTATGGCTCAAGGCAACTTAGATAGCAAACTTAAAAAGATCAAGTCTGGATGTCGAGTTATTTTTCCTGACAACAGTTTTCGAATTGAAGAGTCACCTCTCCAAGAGTTTCTTGGCCATTCCAGTGATGTGTTAGACCTGGCTTGGTCAAATTCAAACGTGAGTATGCTGAAATTTAACTTGTTTACTTGACTGCTTTTTATCATAATTAGAACTCTTTACTTCAGTTTGTAATTGATTTAAATCTTTATATATGTTCTGCTGCAGCGTCTCATTTCTTCGTCCATGGATAAAACTGTTCGTCTGTGGGAAGTTGGTTGCAGTCAGTGCCTACATGTTTTCCATCACAATGACTATGGTAAAGATTTCCTTTATAAAATTTGATTGTTTTCATTTCATAAATTGTGTtatcctcaatttttttttgtgatatTGGAAATGTAATTTTGTCACTTTCTATATGGGAACAGTTACATGCATTCAGTTCAATCCTCTCGATGACAATTACTTCATCAGTGGATCCATAGATGGAAAGGTTCGAGTTTGGGGGCTTTCTGAGAAGCGAGTTGTTGACTGGGCTGATGTGCGAGATGTCATAACAGCTATTTGTTATCAACCAGATGGGAAGGTAGGTTTCTTAGTGATTAACTAGCCATTGTTTGATAATACACTGCTATTGAAATTATAAATTCAGACATCATCTCCTTCATGCTGTTAAACCTAGAAAATGTTTTCTTGCAAGCAGGGTTTCGCAGTTGGTTCCCTTGCAGGCACTTGCCGCTTCTATGAAGAATCAGGTGCATAAACCTTTGAAATTATCATAGTTTTGATGTGATCCATTTTGGGGAACATGCCTAAACTGATTTGTTTGTTGAACAGGAAAAGAAGCTCTTCAGCTTGTTGCACAGATTCATATTCGTTCTAGAAGGAAGATCTCTGGCAACAAAATCACCGGCATCCAGGTATTCACCTGAAGCTCTTTCTACGCCATAGTTactcctctttctctttctattCTGTACTTTTTCTATAAGATACATTTCTATATCAATCATTAACATGGAACGgttcatgttttttttattttcacagTTTTCCGAGGAAAATGCTCAAAGAGTTATGATAACATCAGAAGACTCAAAAGTCCGTGTGTTTGATGGGGTAGATCTCATTAAGAAATACAGAGGTAAAGAACCTTCTGATCATGATTTTTGATTTCTGTGTTATTCTAATCTTCTCAATCACCATGTCGAACTTACcacttttgattttgatttgatAGGTTGTTATGTTTAATTAAAAGGTGCTTTTTAATTTATTGATTGCTTGGAAACATGTTTAGTTAACCCTCAGTTTATATGGCATGTTATTGACTGGTGATGCAGTCTGAGTAATAAATCTGTTATGTCAATCC encodes the following:
- the LOC133724534 gene encoding uncharacterized protein LOC133724534; this translates as MLSSDGGEKDLFFDSAEYLSSEESVVVKEELEYEIWLNEPPSVKERRESFLRQMGLAESGSTKFGSVEMERDVGTSSEMMGLERLLEWSGAASSSCSSSSSHIEEYSGFHSREGDNLANFMYDELDRDLQDKSNLVSILQSVQVSTSGSDCSQGGTCSERETEATEEECESSKEGRKKKRSWWKQFINKSKRRGGKVVSEVSKPDTEVSKENRMKIKQNSKRYMEFAALCTGQEIQAHNGFIWTMKFSPDGQYIATGGEDGVVRIWCVTADASCNYLMAQGNLDSKLKKIKSGCRVIFPDNSFRIEESPLQEFLGHSSDVLDLAWSNSNRLISSSMDKTVRLWEVGCSQCLHVFHHNDYVTCIQFNPLDDNYFISGSIDGKVRVWGLSEKRVVDWADVRDVITAICYQPDGKGFAVGSLAGTCRFYEESGKEALQLVAQIHIRSRRKISGNKITGIQFSEENAQRVMITSEDSKVRVFDGVDLIKKYRGLPKSGSQMSASFTSSGKRIISVGEDSRVYLWDYDSCCVPSSKHTKSVRSCEHFYCEGVSVAIPWSGMGTEDRNLETASPRYCSQTQDRIDATPGSRDSERFLLGNWFFLEGSCRGSATWPEENLPQWDSPVAGEEDDHWQYKDHQHHHHHNKAHNHLTKSETWGLVIVTAGWDGKIRTFHNYGLPVSL